In Plasmodium cynomolgi strain B DNA, chromosome 6, whole genome shotgun sequence, the sequence CTGTAACATTGATATTGAATGAACTATCAAAGAATGAATCCCCCAATTTCTCACCTGTATCACCATCAGTTTCTTCGATGACGACATTGGATTGGGGTACTTCTTCGACAGGAATTTGGATATTTTCACGCATGTCGGGGTAATCTGTGTGCGCCGTCGTTTTAAATGGGGTTGTCTCTTTCTTAGCGTGATCTGTATCAAGAATGTCTGTAAATGGCTCATCTTCCATTTCCTTGCGCTCTTTTTTGCGATGTTTCATGATGCCATAACCCACTCCACCGAGTATTCCCCCCGCGGCGAGTACAGACGCCGCTATTATTGAtatcattaataattttctcttGTGTAAAAGTTTTTGAATTCTTTTGTCTACATCCAGACCCTCCTTCTTAAGCTCATCATTCGGAGAAATGATAtctgcattttcttttcccaacAAGCATACAATGGGTAAAATGGCGAAAAGGGTGAACAGCTTGGCaatcttcattttcgtttttaccGTGTTGGAGTGGGAGGGGAAAACTGTacgcgtttttttattatacttcTTTTATGTGTAGAGGTGTTCCTTCAACCGTTGCGGATATGTTTACTCCTTGAAGGGCAAATCGATGCTCTGATTTCAGCAAGAAAGCTTAGCTTTTTAACGAAGAAGCGAAATGCGcaggggtgaaaaaatgacgtTCTTCAGGATTACACCTTGGTATACAAAACTCTTTTGGAAGAAAATTCCAAAAAGTGGGAGCCAAAGTGAAGGTACGAGTGTGAGTGGgttttttggggaaaaagAGGAGATCGAAATGTGTTGTTGCAGAGAAAGCAAAACAGCTGCAATGAAAAGTGAACAAACTgggcaaatgaaaaaacgtggaaggggggaaaaatgggaaaaacgaGCGAAGTTGTTTTAATTCGATTTAATTCGATTTAATTCGATTTAATTCGACTTAATTCGACTTAATTCGATTTAATTCGACTTAATTCGACTTAATTTGCTTTTTAATTTGccttaattgttttttttaatttgttcttaatttgttcttaatttgttcttaacttgttttttaatttgtaattttttaatttttttttttttttttattttttttatttttttttttttattttttttttattttatttttattttatcttaatttattttaatttattttaatttattttaacttcatttttgcgattccccttttgcgttCCCTTTAAAAGAATACCTCAAGcccaaaatgcaaaatacaAAGCAAACCCAGCGGCGGGGCGAATCCAAGGCGCGTCCACGGGGCGCGGGACGATCGCAAGACCACTAAGTGCAACACAGATAAACGCGCAAGGAAGCAAAACCACATGCAGGGTGTGCATacgcgaaaaaggggaaaggccGAGAGtgggcatatatatttagctCCTTGTGGTGACATATGGCGGAGAGATACTCAAATGAGACCACATTTCTTCACAAACGATGAAATGAAGAGAAGGGGGTGCCTACCTCCCCCCACAATAACATTGCCACTTTGGCGAACAACGCATGTGCAACTGATGTAGAACCACTAAAGCATGTCGTTCGTCTTCTTCTGTTTTCAAGTGGCATGCGATTATTTCGCGCATGTAATATTGCTCAGTGTGTTTGTGGCTAGCCAATTCTGCATAAAGACAGGAGCAAGAGGGGGATCTtcgtggattttttttcctccgccTCATCACCTAGTTAATCTGATGATGTGTCAATATCGTAGTATGCTCATCCGATAGCGCGtcaatttgcttttttttttttcacccccccctATTTTGCATGCACAATCAGGTGAATTTCACCCCACCATTCAGTGACTCCCTAAGGGAAATatttcttcaccatttttacgCCCACTTGGGGGCTCTCCCCACTGCGCGAGGGAGGCCGATCTGCATCATTCTTCTTCGCGAGAGAGGCCGATCTGCGTCCCTCCTCTGCTCACTCCCTTCCCCTGCATGCATTTGCATTTACGCAAAAAAGGCGCCACTCTCCTTTTGACCGTCATCGAAgtgaccatttttttctcgaaCGATCAACCGCGGGAGCAGCGCAACAGGAGCGGCATAACGCGACCGCCCCCCCTTCCACATGTCACACGTCATATGCCAAATGCCAAACGCTGCGCGGTGAGTGGCCCCACGATGAACTGCGTTCCCCtcattgcaaaaaaaataaaataaaataaaattaaataaaataaaatagggATCGGACAGAACAAGCCTGAGTCTGAGCATGCGAAAACCTATATAGGCACATATGAGCATCCTCCCGTGGAATAACAAAAGGGCATCGGAGAGgtgtgcgaaaaaaaaatatttcctcgTTAAAATGCTCTCCTTTTAGCATAAATGGCCCCTCACACAATCTACCAAGCTGATGCATGCAGCGCGCATGGGGgccccttaaaaaaaatctcgcgatgggaaaagggaggagaaggaaaaacaggCCATTACCATCGCTGCCCTCACCATCAGCGTAATTTTCTCTTAACTCTTCATGCGTGCACACGTGGCATACCAAGTGCTCGACGCGTCATCCATCAGCTCTCCCAACCAAGGGGAAGCCCCTCGATTGCTCCCCATACATCCTTTGCCTCGCATTATCCAAACGAGCTAAACAAACACTGCATCGGTTTGGTTACGCATGCTCAGCTGCATGGGGAGACCCATCAGTTGCCTCTCCCCTCTCTGTATGTCCACctccgaaaaaaaaggtctcCATTATCGCTAttcgcaaaaaggaggacaaTCATAAGCAGCCACATGCTGCTAAACGCGTTtcgtaaaaagaaaaggaaaaaaataaaaatgcaaaaaaagtgaacctTCAAAAGTGAACCTTCAAAAGTGAACCTTCAAAAAGTGAACCTTCAAAAGTGAACCTTTAAATGTGAACCTTTTGTGTCTTCCCTATCGTACATTCGAAGCAAATTATACACCTGTTGTAAACCCCCCTTTGTGGAACCCCCCCTTTGTGAAAACCCCCCTGTGGATATACCTCTTGCGTAAAACATGCCGGAATGGGAACTGCGTCAGCTGGGTCTCCTTCGAAGGGCGAATAAACGTGTAGCGTAaataacggaaaaaaaaacaccaaatAAAAGGAGAACCTCCTTTGTGGAAATTTAAAGTGGAAAGAggtaaaagggggggaatgcGCCCCATCAGTcactcctcattttttttttttttttttttccgcaacGTGCAAGTCCATACAATTATTataacaaaagggaaatcttcaaaaatattCTCCCCCTCGTGggttccattttgtacacatataACGCTGAGCAGGTTCATCTCTTCGTCCATTTCGCTGTTTACCATCCTCACATTGGcattttcctccatttgtcCAAAGCTCCAAGCGGATTACACGCAACagggacgaaaaaaaaaaaatcacctcTGTGGTGGGTAACCCTGGGGGTGGGGTCACCTTCCCTGTGAAGATCTGCACGAAAGGCTATCCAACACAGGCACACACGTTGAGCCCCCCCCACGCTGCATGTTTTCTCCGCGTGTTCACCGCATGTTCACCGCATCTCCTCCTCATGTTCACCGCATCTCCTCCGCTTCTCCATCACATctcctccgcttctccttcGCATCTCCTCCGCGGGGGGAGACCCTTTTGATTCTCTTCCCATACGTCCCAAAGTTCCCTTCCCTCGCGCATtttcagataaaaataaatgagacaaaaaaaaaaaaatgcacatacacatgcactTTCGCGAAAGGGTAAAGTTACCCAAGTAGAGGAACTCTCCGGTCAGGTCATCTTTCACCTGTTACCTTTCCACTGCTCATCGATTGATACTCCTCGGAGGTCCTCCCCACACCAGACCCCCCGTACACTCTCTTGTGATCGTATGTGTATCGCGCTGTGTTCTCCCCCATGCTCAGGAAAACcatttaaaggaaaaaaaaaaaaaaaaagccaccccccttttgcacttttttttttttttcgagcaCAAGAAAGAGCCCCTCTCATCCAGCGCGGCTTTTCCTTCCTGCTTATGCCACTTCCCCAATTGAGGAAacactccattttttttttttaaatcaccTTTTTCCAAAGGTGAAGCAAAGATATATAGTCAaacaaaggaggaaaaaaaaaaaaaaggttaacatCTCCTTTTGCGcgtgcctctttttttttgcgcttaaCCGATTTGCCGCACGCTGGCAGTGTGATGGCGACCAGGGTGTTAAGGTGAGCATGCCTACGCAGTGCCAACGTGATGCGAGCGTAGTGCCTACACAGTGCCAACTGAATGAAACGCCAAGGGGGGCAATCCTCCTTTTTCGCTGCCCTAATTCGTGGCTGCCCTGCGGACGCTTGGGAGAAAAGACCAATTCTGCTCCCCGTCCGGACCCGCAGCTGGCCGAGGAGCGCCTACCAGTACACGGACAAGTAGGAGAAGCCCCGCGCACGCCCACGAGAATTGCACACAGTGTGCAAGCAGGGTGTAAAAGTAAGAGTCCGCCACGCAGAGGGCACCGCCAATATTAGCGGCTTTTCTTTCTCACCGTCAACCCTAGCCGCTTCCCCGTCGCAACGCCAATATTAGCGGCTTTTCTTTCTCAACGCCAATATTAGCGGCTTTTCTTTCTCAAC encodes:
- a CDS encoding early transcribed membrane protein (ETRAMP;~putative); translated protein: MKIAKLFTLFAILPIVCLLGKENADIISPNDELKKEGLDVDKRIQKLLHKRKLLMISIIAASVLAAGGILGGVGYGIMKHRKKERKEMEDEPFTDILDTDHAKKETTPFKTTAHTDYPDMRENIQIPVEEVPQSNVVIEETDGDTGEKLGDSFFDSSFNINVTDSPII